The Sporomusa termitida genome has a window encoding:
- a CDS encoding YlmC/YmxH family sporulation protein has translation MRISEMTGKEVINLGDGTRLGTISECDLAFDSRTGAISGLILPKHKTVFQFLSDNQITTIPWHAIRRIGDEVVIVDLNNAYDRMYSRFDRE, from the coding sequence ATGCGAATCAGTGAAATGACGGGTAAAGAAGTGATAAATTTAGGCGATGGTACCCGTTTGGGTACGATTAGTGAATGTGACCTGGCTTTTGACAGTCGTACCGGCGCAATCAGCGGCTTGATACTGCCAAAGCATAAAACCGTTTTTCAGTTTTTAAGCGATAATCAAATCACAACAATTCCCTGGCATGCGATCAGGCGTATTGGCGACGAGGTTGTTATTGTTGATCTAAATAATGCCTATGATCGTATGTATTCAAGATTTGACCGGGAATAA
- the dapB gene encoding 4-hydroxy-tetrahydrodipicolinate reductase, whose product MIRVMVCGAYGKMGREVLRAVYQDEHLRLVGAVDIHSDFADAGELMGAGKTGVTVGKDLATVISETNPQVMVDFTNPQSVMNNIRVAIKHGVCPVVGTTGLAAADLDEARRLCAAAKVNAIIAPNFAIGAILMMKLSQQAAKYLPHVEIIERHHDQKLDAPSGTALKTAELITKVRGELRQGHPAEIEKLTGARGGDLAGIRLHSVRLPGYVAHQEVIFGGLGQTLTIRHDSISRESFMPGVILACKKVLTVDGLTYGLEDIVG is encoded by the coding sequence TTGATTAGGGTAATGGTTTGTGGCGCTTACGGTAAAATGGGCCGGGAGGTCCTGCGGGCCGTATATCAGGATGAGCACTTGCGTTTAGTGGGGGCAGTGGATATACATTCTGATTTTGCCGATGCGGGGGAGCTCATGGGGGCCGGCAAGACCGGGGTGACTGTCGGCAAGGACCTGGCAACAGTTATTAGTGAAACGAATCCCCAGGTAATGGTGGATTTTACCAACCCCCAATCGGTCATGAACAATATCAGAGTCGCAATAAAACACGGGGTATGTCCTGTCGTCGGCACTACCGGCCTGGCGGCGGCTGATTTAGATGAGGCCCGCCGGCTGTGTGCGGCAGCCAAGGTTAATGCAATTATTGCCCCTAATTTTGCCATTGGCGCTATTTTGATGATGAAATTATCGCAGCAGGCAGCAAAATACCTGCCCCATGTTGAGATCATTGAAAGGCATCATGACCAGAAACTGGATGCTCCTTCCGGTACGGCCCTTAAAACTGCTGAACTTATTACCAAGGTCAGGGGGGAACTGCGCCAGGGTCATCCGGCGGAGATCGAAAAGCTGACAGGAGCCCGGGGCGGCGATCTGGCCGGGATCAGGCTGCATAGTGTCCGCCTGCCGGGCTATGTGGCGCATCAGGAGGTTATTTTCGGCGGCCTGGGTCAAACGCTCACGATTCGTCATGACTCAATATCACGGGAGTCATTTATGCCGGGTGTGATACTGGCCTGTAAAAAAGTGCTTACTGTTGACGGGCTGACTTATGGCCTTGAGGATATAGTGGGGTAA
- a CDS encoding general stress protein: MTTTSNNNQDNTVNQTMAQTEGQAGNALVNNYSNAQPQAASASTASNTQQATMQSGGQGIKSVIGVFNSRADAEKGVSALRAQGFTTEEINIVSKDKKSKQNQQGSEYFEDDITDGALTGGTLGGIGGLLLGAGALAIPGVGPILAAGPIAAALSGAVAGGIAGGLIDWGIPAEAGKRYEQQVAQGGILAIIRSDAAKVNQAAQILRQNGAKDVETHALK; the protein is encoded by the coding sequence ATGACGACAACCAGTAATAACAATCAGGACAATACGGTGAATCAGACAATGGCGCAAACTGAAGGTCAGGCAGGCAACGCCTTGGTTAATAACTATTCCAATGCCCAGCCTCAGGCAGCAAGTGCAAGTACTGCGTCTAATACTCAACAGGCAACCATGCAATCCGGTGGACAAGGCATTAAAAGCGTAATTGGCGTATTTAATTCCCGCGCTGATGCGGAAAAAGGTGTTAGTGCCCTGAGAGCCCAGGGGTTTACAACAGAAGAAATCAATATTGTTTCCAAAGACAAAAAAAGCAAGCAAAACCAGCAGGGGAGCGAATATTTTGAGGATGATATTACCGACGGGGCGCTGACGGGCGGGACTTTAGGCGGTATTGGCGGCTTGCTGTTAGGTGCAGGTGCGCTGGCTATTCCCGGTGTGGGACCAATCCTGGCAGCCGGCCCGATTGCCGCGGCCTTAAGCGGCGCTGTCGCCGGCGGTATTGCCGGTGGTTTGATTGACTGGGGCATTCCGGCCGAAGCGGGCAAACGCTATGAGCAGCAGGTTGCCCAAGGCGGAATTCTCGCCATCATCCGCTCTGACGCGGCTAAGGTTAATCAGGCGGCTCAGATCCTCCGCCAAAACGGGGCTAAGGATGTGGAAACCCACGCCTTAAAATAA
- a CDS encoding N-acetylmuramoyl-L-alanine amidase family protein yields the protein MYSKKILTLILLFVLVINVAGPVQVGHAAALDNIIGALASSSVPATDGGGSNVFDKLFSLLFDKILGPIFNIFGGDKTTTSPNNPVKVTPLPAGGGNTGSGGLRGKTIVVDPGHGGGNPGAVANGTRETDNNLAVSLKLRDKLLSAGANVVMTRETDRSVASAGSSLGQELAARVNIAQAKNADMFISVHSNSNPNPAIFGAMTFYPAGKSSKLAQTVQDNIIRETGAVDKGTSSATFYVLRNTTMPSILVEMGFVSNAGEARKLQEDSYRNQMAQGIFNGAVQYFNN from the coding sequence GTGTATAGCAAAAAAATATTAACACTTATATTGCTTTTTGTTTTGGTTATTAATGTGGCGGGACCGGTACAAGTCGGTCATGCCGCCGCTTTAGATAATATAATTGGTGCTTTGGCATCTTCCAGTGTCCCGGCAACCGACGGAGGCGGGAGCAATGTGTTTGACAAGCTGTTTAGCTTATTGTTCGATAAAATACTTGGTCCGATTTTTAATATCTTTGGTGGTGATAAGACAACCACTTCGCCGAATAATCCGGTAAAAGTAACGCCACTGCCAGCTGGCGGCGGCAATACCGGCAGTGGCGGCCTGCGGGGAAAAACTATTGTTGTTGACCCCGGCCACGGCGGCGGCAATCCCGGGGCTGTGGCTAATGGCACCAGGGAAACTGATAATAACCTGGCAGTCAGCTTAAAACTGCGGGACAAGCTGCTCAGCGCCGGCGCCAACGTAGTAATGACCAGGGAAACTGACCGTTCAGTAGCGTCTGCCGGCAGTTCATTAGGTCAGGAGCTGGCGGCCCGGGTAAATATTGCTCAAGCCAAGAATGCCGATATGTTTATCAGCGTTCACTCCAACTCCAATCCTAATCCCGCCATTTTCGGTGCTATGACATTCTATCCGGCCGGCAAGTCGTCCAAACTGGCGCAGACAGTACAGGATAATATCATTAGAGAAACCGGTGCTGTGGACAAAGGCACCTCCTCGGCAACTTTCTATGTTCTGCGCAATACGACAATGCCCAGCATTTTAGTGGAGATGGGTTTTGTTAGTAATGCCGGGGAAGCCCGTAAGCTGCAGGAGGATAGCTACCGGAATCAAATGGCCCAGGGTATTTTTAACGGAGCGGTCCAATACTTCAATAATTAA
- a CDS encoding dUTP diphosphatase (catalyzes the formation of dUMP from dUTP), giving the protein MVRGFEIVSQYLDSGISLPVRKTAASAGYDMAAAQDRTLLPGKVTLVPTGLKAYMAGDEYLGIHIRSGLAVKQGLSLINGQGIIDADYYNNPANEGHIMIAVFNHSDQPVLITKGTRLAQGIFYKYLLADHDCPGGDRLGGLGSTG; this is encoded by the coding sequence ATGGTTAGAGGCTTTGAAATAGTTAGTCAGTATCTGGACAGCGGCATCAGCCTGCCTGTTCGTAAAACGGCAGCAAGTGCCGGCTATGATATGGCCGCCGCCCAGGACAGAACATTGTTGCCGGGCAAGGTTACCTTAGTGCCTACAGGTCTCAAAGCCTATATGGCGGGCGATGAATATCTGGGTATTCATATCCGTTCCGGGCTGGCCGTAAAACAGGGCTTAAGCCTGATTAACGGCCAGGGAATTATCGATGCCGATTACTACAATAATCCGGCTAATGAGGGGCATATCATGATCGCCGTTTTTAACCATAGCGACCAGCCGGTGTTGATCACAAAAGGGACCCGGCTGGCGCAGGGAATTTTCTATAAATATTTACTTGCTGATCATGACTGTCCGGGCGGAGACCGGCTGGGCGGTTTGGGCAGCACCGGCTGA
- a CDS encoding glycosyl hydrolase family 18 protein has protein sequence MSKLKKMISWLVMMVFMLTVMVPVTPAYAFSIADLLGQANGSSEASAAAGGSTGKGMVDILLGLLMGRFLGNTLSTPAGDTGQGSSASGSVNAAPKELVGFYAEWWGADTSSYNSMMKNADVINTIAPFWATLQADGTVTDRGGNDHASVVKSAGQNDIAVLLLVNNAKQAGNTVPIHTVLSNPELRTKAIQNFEAYIKKYDLDGINIDFEMVPAADRDNLTAFMRELYTRLKPQGYIVSIDVFPKQDENNDVAVAYDYAALSKYADKIMIMTYDNHGVWSGPGPIADIRWVEKSLNYALKFIPKDKLFLGIAAYGYDWSAQGTQSLEHKAIMDLAKQHGQEVQWDDTSKSPYFSYTAADGTAHTVWFENSESLKYKLALLTKYDIAGAAMWKLGEEDPAVWPVLRDKFRN, from the coding sequence ATGAGCAAGCTCAAAAAAATGATATCCTGGCTGGTCATGATGGTGTTCATGCTAACCGTCATGGTACCTGTTACGCCGGCATACGCTTTTTCAATAGCTGATCTGTTAGGACAAGCCAATGGTTCCAGTGAAGCAAGCGCTGCCGCTGGCGGAAGTACAGGCAAAGGTATGGTGGATATTTTACTGGGACTGCTTATGGGCAGGTTTCTGGGCAATACCTTAAGCACGCCGGCCGGGGATACCGGCCAGGGCAGTTCTGCCAGTGGCTCAGTCAATGCTGCGCCGAAAGAACTGGTCGGTTTTTATGCCGAATGGTGGGGTGCAGATACTTCTTCTTACAACTCGATGATGAAAAATGCTGATGTAATTAACACGATTGCCCCCTTCTGGGCAACTTTGCAGGCTGACGGCACGGTAACTGACCGGGGCGGCAATGATCATGCGTCTGTGGTTAAAAGTGCCGGTCAGAACGATATAGCAGTATTGCTGCTGGTAAATAACGCTAAACAGGCGGGCAACACCGTGCCCATTCATACGGTGTTGTCAAATCCTGAGCTCAGGACTAAAGCCATTCAAAATTTTGAGGCTTATATTAAGAAATATGACCTGGATGGTATCAATATTGACTTTGAAATGGTGCCGGCCGCCGACCGGGACAACCTGACTGCGTTCATGCGTGAGCTTTATACCCGCCTGAAACCGCAGGGGTATATTGTGTCAATTGACGTTTTCCCGAAACAGGATGAAAACAATGATGTGGCAGTTGCTTATGATTATGCGGCGCTTAGCAAGTATGCCGATAAAATTATGATTATGACTTATGACAATCACGGGGTCTGGAGTGGGCCGGGACCCATTGCCGATATCCGCTGGGTGGAAAAAAGTTTAAACTATGCACTGAAGTTTATTCCCAAGGACAAGCTGTTTCTTGGCATTGCCGCTTACGGGTATGACTGGTCAGCCCAAGGCACTCAGTCTTTAGAGCATAAGGCGATCATGGACCTGGCTAAGCAGCATGGCCAAGAGGTGCAATGGGATGACACTTCCAAATCTCCGTATTTTAGCTATACCGCAGCTGATGGCACTGCGCATACAGTCTGGTTTGAGAACAGTGAGAGTTTGAAATATAAACTGGCGCTGCTCACCAAGTATGATATTGCCGGTGCTGCCATGTGGAAACTTGGCGAGGAGGACCCGGCTGTCTGGCCGGTACTGCGGGACAAGTTCCGCAATTAG
- a CDS encoding M16 family metallopeptidase encodes MYQKSVLPNGIRVVSETIPYVKSVTMGVWIGTGSRWEEEYNHGISHFIEHLMFKGTARRSAKDIAETVDAVGGQLNAFTAKEYTCYYLKVLDSQADLAMDVLSDMLLASKFAEDDIDRERQVVLEEVHMYEDSPDELVHDIHLGTTWTGHPLGRNILGTTDSIGRFSRKLVTEYYQDFYTADNVVIAASGNVTHAELVNLATRYFAIMAGTKRNPVITAPVLTPARTVISKDIEQVHICLGTVSVPQNHPEIYPVYIMNNILGGGISSRLFQAIREERGLAYSVYSYQNNYKDAGLLTIYAGTRPSNVNEVLALIMANLNAMKQQGISRQELTKSKEQIKGNLLLGLESSSSRMSRIGKMEITLGKYVALEEVVNKIDKVSLQDINQMIEHMFTTENLCFTALGPVEAKDINANISF; translated from the coding sequence ATGTATCAAAAGTCAGTATTACCTAATGGGATTCGTGTAGTTTCCGAAACAATTCCGTATGTTAAATCAGTAACAATGGGGGTATGGATTGGCACAGGCTCAAGATGGGAAGAAGAATATAATCATGGGATTTCCCATTTTATTGAGCACCTGATGTTTAAAGGTACGGCCAGACGCTCGGCCAAAGACATCGCTGAAACGGTTGATGCCGTCGGCGGTCAGCTTAATGCTTTTACAGCGAAGGAATATACCTGTTATTACTTAAAAGTCCTCGATTCCCAGGCGGATTTAGCGATGGATGTTCTCAGTGATATGCTGTTGGCATCGAAGTTTGCCGAAGATGATATTGACCGGGAACGCCAGGTAGTACTTGAAGAGGTGCACATGTATGAGGATTCACCAGATGAACTGGTGCATGATATTCATCTTGGCACCACTTGGACCGGGCACCCTCTGGGCCGGAATATTCTCGGTACCACCGATTCCATCGGCCGGTTCAGCCGTAAGCTGGTAACCGAGTATTACCAGGACTTTTATACCGCCGACAACGTTGTTATTGCCGCCTCAGGCAATGTGACCCATGCTGAATTGGTGAATTTGGCAACACGTTACTTTGCCATTATGGCCGGGACCAAGAGAAATCCGGTCATAACGGCACCGGTGCTCACACCGGCCAGAACGGTGATCAGCAAAGATATTGAACAGGTGCATATCTGCTTAGGTACAGTGAGCGTCCCTCAGAATCATCCGGAAATTTATCCGGTGTATATCATGAATAATATTTTGGGCGGCGGCATCAGTTCCCGGTTATTCCAGGCGATCCGGGAAGAGCGCGGGCTGGCTTACTCGGTATACTCTTATCAGAATAACTATAAGGATGCCGGGTTGCTGACCATTTATGCCGGGACCCGTCCCAGCAATGTTAATGAGGTATTAGCGCTTATCATGGCTAACCTGAACGCAATGAAGCAGCAGGGCATCAGCCGGCAGGAACTGACAAAGTCAAAAGAACAGATAAAAGGGAATCTGCTGCTGGGCCTGGAAAGCTCAAGCAGCCGGATGTCACGCATTGGTAAGATGGAGATTACCTTAGGGAAATATGTTGCGCTGGAAGAGGTTGTTAATAAAATAGATAAAGTATCATTGCAAGATATTAACCAAATGATTGAGCATATGTTTACAACCGAAAATCTGTGCTTTACTGCCCTTGGACCTGTTGAGGCCAAGGATATCAATGCAAATATCAGTTTTTAA
- a CDS encoding polyribonucleotide nucleotidyltransferase, with the protein MEKFQLELGGRTLIIESGKMAKQASGAVLVRYGDTAVLVAATQSAEPRQGIDFFPLTVDYEERLYSVGKIPGGFIKREGRPSEAAILAGRLIDRPIRPLFADGLRNDVHVVATVMSVDQDNPPDIAAMIGASCALGVSDIVFNGPIGGVRVGLLDNKFILNPTVAQQELSDLNLVVAGTKEAILMVEAGARELSEETMLEAILFGHAAIKEIVAFQEAIIAKIGKPKKEKPLYEVPAEIDAAMREYVTADLKTAVANKDKLQREENIKQVKTDTVAHFLALYPEKDKDINYMFQKILKEIVRKMITVDKIRPDGRQIEEVRPITCEVGLLARTHGSGLFTRGQTQVFTITTLGAIGDEQILDGLGVEESKRYMHHYNFPSFSVGETRPSRGPGRREIGHGALAERALLPVIPSEIEFPYTIRLVSEVIESNGSTSMGSVCGSTLSLMDAGVPIKSPVSGVAMGLVKEGDHHTILTDIQGMEDALGDMDFKVAGTAQGVTAMQMDMKISGITKEIFVDALAQAKRGRQHIMGKMLEVISEPRTELSPFAPRIITMEIDPDKIRDVIGPGGKTIKKIIEETGVTIDIEDDGKVFIAAVDVAAGQKAVHIIETLVRSVEVGTTYTGKVTRLMNFGAFVEILPGKEGLVHISQLARERVAKVEDVVKVGDEITVKVTEIDRQGRINLSRKELLKAEPREAAPQGTAQ; encoded by the coding sequence ATGGAAAAATTCCAATTGGAATTAGGCGGCCGGACCCTGATCATCGAATCAGGGAAGATGGCTAAGCAAGCAAGTGGTGCTGTGCTGGTGCGCTATGGCGACACTGCCGTACTGGTAGCTGCCACCCAATCGGCTGAACCGCGGCAAGGTATTGACTTTTTTCCCTTAACAGTTGATTATGAAGAGCGTTTGTATTCAGTGGGGAAAATTCCTGGTGGTTTTATTAAACGGGAAGGTCGCCCGAGTGAAGCGGCTATTTTAGCTGGTCGTTTAATTGACCGGCCTATTCGGCCGCTGTTTGCCGATGGCCTGCGCAATGATGTTCATGTAGTAGCTACAGTAATGTCGGTAGATCAGGATAATCCTCCCGATATTGCCGCCATGATTGGTGCATCCTGCGCCCTGGGTGTTTCTGATATAGTTTTTAACGGACCGATTGGCGGTGTACGGGTTGGGTTATTAGACAACAAGTTTATTCTGAACCCTACAGTAGCGCAGCAGGAGCTGAGTGACCTTAATTTAGTTGTTGCCGGCACCAAGGAGGCTATTCTGATGGTTGAAGCAGGCGCCAGGGAACTATCGGAAGAGACAATGCTTGAGGCTATTTTATTTGGTCATGCCGCAATTAAAGAAATTGTTGCTTTTCAGGAAGCTATTATTGCCAAAATTGGCAAACCCAAAAAAGAGAAACCCCTGTATGAAGTTCCGGCTGAAATTGATGCAGCTATGCGGGAATATGTGACAGCTGACTTAAAAACAGCGGTAGCTAATAAAGACAAGCTCCAGCGGGAAGAGAATATTAAACAGGTTAAAACTGACACGGTTGCCCATTTCCTTGCCCTTTATCCTGAGAAGGATAAAGATATTAACTATATGTTTCAAAAGATACTCAAAGAGATTGTCCGGAAAATGATTACCGTCGATAAGATTCGTCCTGACGGCCGCCAGATTGAAGAGGTACGACCGATTACCTGTGAGGTTGGACTGTTGGCCCGTACGCATGGCTCCGGCTTGTTTACCCGCGGACAAACTCAGGTTTTTACAATTACCACGCTCGGTGCCATTGGCGACGAGCAGATTCTTGACGGCCTTGGCGTTGAGGAATCCAAACGCTATATGCACCATTATAACTTTCCCTCATTTAGTGTAGGCGAGACCAGGCCGTCACGTGGTCCGGGGCGCCGTGAAATCGGCCATGGCGCCTTGGCTGAACGGGCACTGTTGCCTGTCATTCCTTCTGAGATTGAGTTTCCCTATACGATCCGGCTGGTATCGGAAGTCATAGAATCCAATGGTTCAACCTCGATGGGCAGTGTTTGCGGCAGCACCTTATCGCTTATGGATGCAGGGGTTCCAATTAAATCGCCGGTGTCCGGGGTTGCTATGGGGTTAGTCAAAGAGGGTGATCACCATACCATCCTGACAGATATTCAAGGCATGGAAGATGCGCTGGGCGATATGGACTTTAAGGTTGCGGGCACTGCTCAGGGTGTGACAGCGATGCAGATGGATATGAAAATATCCGGTATTACCAAAGAGATTTTTGTAGATGCACTGGCCCAGGCCAAACGAGGCCGTCAGCATATCATGGGTAAAATGCTTGAGGTCATCAGCGAGCCCCGCACAGAATTGTCACCTTTTGCCCCCCGCATCATAACCATGGAGATTGACCCCGATAAAATCCGGGATGTCATTGGACCAGGCGGGAAAACGATTAAGAAGATTATTGAAGAAACCGGTGTTACGATTGATATTGAGGATGACGGCAAAGTATTTATCGCTGCTGTTGATGTTGCTGCCGGCCAGAAAGCAGTACATATCATTGAAACGCTGGTCCGGAGTGTGGAAGTGGGTACTACCTACACCGGCAAGGTTACCCGATTAATGAATTTTGGGGCCTTTGTTGAGATCCTTCCCGGCAAAGAGGGGCTTGTTCACATCTCACAGCTGGCCCGTGAACGGGTGGCCAAAGTTGAGGATGTTGTCAAAGTAGGCGATGAAATAACGGTTAAAGTAACTGAAATTGACCGGCAGGGCCGTATTAACCTATCCCGGAAAGAACTGTTAAAAGCAGAACCGCGGGAAGCTGCTCCGCAAGGAACAGCTCAGTAA
- the rpsO gene encoding 30S ribosomal protein S15 yields the protein MLTPENKQKLIEKYRVHVNDTGSPEVQIAILTERINYLTEHLREHKKDHHSRRGLLKMVGQRRGLLNYLRESEIERYRTILQKLNLRK from the coding sequence GTGTTGACACCGGAAAACAAACAAAAGCTGATTGAAAAATACCGGGTACATGTAAATGATACCGGATCGCCAGAAGTGCAGATTGCAATCCTTACTGAACGGATCAATTATCTGACTGAACATTTGCGCGAACACAAAAAAGACCATCATTCCCGGCGTGGTTTATTGAAAATGGTAGGTCAGCGCAGAGGTCTCTTGAACTATCTGCGTGAAAGTGAGATTGAGCGTTACCGGACCATTCTCCAAAAGCTTAATTTAAGAAAATAA
- a CDS encoding polysaccharide deacetylase family protein: MQCKIVLVGKIRYWYVYFAVGVFMTVAMLSGNLQPLVATNELPAVPPPVFQGNSSQPRVAFACNVFWGEEYLPAMLKTFDENNIHITFFIGGSWANRYPQVLKDIANKGHELGNHTYSHPHPNNLSKEKNKEQIIKAEELVSSITGLKTNLYAPPYGEYNNTVLQAAQELNYTTIMWSIDTVDWKRPPPDILQERVLKKLHNGAIILMHPTAPTAQALPGLISEIKKRGYTITTVTDILK; this comes from the coding sequence ATGCAGTGTAAGATAGTACTGGTAGGAAAAATTCGCTATTGGTATGTGTATTTTGCTGTTGGTGTCTTTATGACTGTGGCGATGTTATCAGGCAATCTCCAGCCGCTGGTAGCTACCAACGAGCTCCCGGCAGTGCCGCCGCCTGTTTTTCAGGGTAATTCGTCTCAGCCCCGGGTTGCCTTTGCCTGCAATGTGTTCTGGGGGGAGGAGTATCTGCCGGCTATGCTTAAAACCTTTGATGAAAATAATATCCATATTACTTTCTTTATCGGCGGCAGCTGGGCCAACAGATATCCTCAGGTCCTTAAAGACATTGCCAATAAAGGGCATGAACTGGGGAACCATACCTACAGCCACCCTCATCCCAACAATTTGAGCAAAGAAAAAAATAAAGAACAGATTATAAAGGCTGAAGAGCTTGTCAGCAGTATTACAGGCCTAAAAACCAACCTGTATGCTCCGCCCTATGGTGAATATAATAATACCGTGCTGCAGGCCGCCCAGGAGCTGAATTATACTACTATCATGTGGAGTATTGACACCGTTGACTGGAAACGGCCGCCACCTGATATTCTGCAAGAACGGGTATTGAAAAAACTGCATAATGGCGCTATTATCCTCATGCATCCAACAGCGCCTACCGCTCAGGCTTTACCCGGTCTTATCAGTGAGATTAAAAAACGTGGATATACGATTACTACGGTAACTGATATATTAAAATAA